From a region of the Georgenia yuyongxinii genome:
- a CDS encoding nuclease-related domain-containing protein has product MNVSASENRGARRRDLRDLAVHRSADTGTDRLRVMTGGGTEIGWYDLTTRETHPLNTDLLPTVLSEVGKWLDRFEQRSAPPGEDRTELTAPPRSAAAPAVATAPNGSKLSIAQLRARALARDRPCLGTSEPGSATPGELASPIAPAPRPADVDLAGRRPGAMARAQAEARRREAPVRTFIARLFDLRTEERAWRVGAVGEELVAAQLAKLCARDRRWTYLNAVPIGTNGADIDHVLIGPGGVFTLNAKHHPGAKIWVRGQTFMVNGKKVPYVRNSLFEAERTSRLLSRATKLAVPVTPVIVLVRHERLTRRNPTGDVVLLERRQIPKWFSRVPDTLPDETREAVLGAARRSTTWTGR; this is encoded by the coding sequence ATGAACGTCTCCGCGTCCGAAAACCGAGGCGCGCGGCGCCGTGACCTCCGCGATCTGGCGGTCCACCGCAGCGCGGATACGGGCACGGACCGGCTCCGCGTCATGACCGGCGGTGGCACGGAGATCGGCTGGTACGACCTCACCACCCGGGAGACACACCCCCTCAACACCGACCTGCTCCCCACGGTCCTCAGTGAAGTCGGTAAGTGGCTCGATCGGTTCGAGCAGCGCAGCGCGCCACCTGGGGAGGACCGGACCGAGCTCACAGCGCCCCCGCGCTCGGCCGCCGCACCCGCGGTAGCGACGGCGCCGAATGGCTCCAAGCTCTCGATCGCGCAGCTTCGGGCCAGGGCGCTCGCCCGTGACCGTCCGTGCTTGGGCACTTCGGAGCCCGGGTCTGCCACGCCGGGAGAACTGGCCTCTCCGATCGCACCGGCGCCCCGACCGGCGGACGTCGACCTCGCCGGGCGCCGTCCCGGGGCCATGGCCCGTGCCCAGGCCGAGGCCAGGCGCCGAGAGGCGCCCGTGCGCACCTTCATCGCGCGGCTGTTCGACTTGAGGACAGAGGAACGCGCTTGGCGAGTCGGTGCGGTGGGGGAGGAGCTCGTTGCGGCGCAGCTCGCCAAGCTCTGCGCCCGGGACCGGCGGTGGACCTACCTCAACGCGGTGCCGATCGGCACGAACGGCGCCGACATCGACCACGTCCTCATCGGGCCTGGCGGAGTGTTCACCCTCAACGCCAAGCACCACCCGGGCGCGAAGATCTGGGTCCGCGGACAGACCTTCATGGTGAACGGCAAGAAGGTGCCGTACGTCCGCAACAGCCTGTTCGAGGCCGAGCGGACCTCGCGGTTGCTCAGCAGGGCGACCAAGCTCGCCGTTCCGGTCACCCCGGTCATCGTGCTGGTCCGACATGAGCGGCTCACGCGGCGGAACCCGACAGGCGACGTCGTCCTGCTCGAGCGCCGGCAGATACCGAAGTGGTTCTCTCGCGTGCCAGACACCCTGCCGGACGAGACCCGGGAGGCGGTCCTCGGCGCCGCACGGCGATCGACCACGTGGACGGGCCGGTAG
- a CDS encoding class I SAM-dependent methyltransferase translates to MGTEHFDATAADWDRDEQKVARAHEVAQAVAAAVSLSARTRVLDYGAGTGLVTQALAGRIGPATLADSSSGMRDVILEKIGSGALPAARVWDLDLEAQPPPDERFDLIVTSLVLHHIKALPRVLSRFTELLAPGGYLCIADLDREDGSFHGHDFDGHHGFDRAELSVQLEDAGLVDVSVRDCTEYVRDGVTYSVFLAVARRPA, encoded by the coding sequence ATGGGAACCGAGCACTTCGACGCCACGGCGGCGGACTGGGACCGCGACGAGCAGAAAGTCGCCCGGGCACACGAGGTCGCGCAGGCTGTGGCGGCCGCGGTGTCGCTGAGCGCGCGCACGCGGGTGCTCGACTACGGCGCCGGCACAGGCCTGGTGACCCAGGCGCTCGCCGGGCGGATCGGCCCCGCGACCCTTGCGGACAGCTCGTCGGGGATGCGCGACGTCATCCTGGAGAAGATCGGGAGCGGTGCGCTTCCCGCCGCGCGGGTGTGGGACCTGGATCTCGAGGCCCAGCCGCCGCCGGACGAGCGGTTCGACCTCATCGTCACCTCCCTCGTGCTGCACCACATCAAGGCGCTGCCGCGGGTGCTCTCGCGCTTCACCGAGCTCCTGGCCCCCGGCGGCTACCTCTGCATCGCCGACCTGGACCGCGAGGACGGCTCCTTCCACGGACACGACTTCGACGGCCACCACGGCTTCGACCGTGCCGAGCTCAGCGTGCAGCTCGAGGACGCCGGTCTGGTCGACGTCTCGGTCAGGGACTGCACCGAGTACGTCCGCGACGGCGTCACGTACTCGGTGTTCCTGGCCGTCGCCCGTCGACCGGCCTGA
- a CDS encoding plasmid pRiA4b ORF-3 family protein: MPHYYDLTVTLEDVPTPPWRRFLIDSEATLADLHWAIQDACGWEDRHLFEFSSTSGVPLAGVPDDEGDVPVRDASTVPLREVLGADGPELRYVYDFGDHWRQRRPVRGRRGVDEGFHRRLVGGARAFPPEDCGGVSGYAQCVDVLRAAEDDEDVRTWLGDWTPERFDLDATRQDFDADRAPAALLLPGFPHPSHLAAVEVPAATQPALNAAAEGVALLDRLRAFTRWAGDGRRLTATGNLTMAAGAELIGLLGTGDRLDQRIGDRVFKTRSTVELRGIDLTFRLARRAGFVKVQKGTVSATKRGTQLGRDPLADWRAAFTGLLDLGVLQHRYAHSTWMDPYWKELLDGQVPGLVANLLVVGRPVPLVDLQERLWQLVEASFVLDDLDEEGLRRHRDLLDRDVRSICQALADLRVVEVTDVVTTTDAYGFTVERGGEVAVTALGAAAVPDLVARR; encoded by the coding sequence GTGCCCCACTACTACGACCTCACCGTGACGCTGGAGGACGTGCCCACTCCCCCGTGGCGGCGCTTCCTCATCGACAGCGAGGCGACCCTCGCGGACCTGCACTGGGCGATCCAGGATGCGTGCGGGTGGGAGGACCGCCACCTCTTCGAGTTCTCGTCCACGTCGGGGGTGCCGCTGGCCGGGGTGCCGGACGACGAGGGCGACGTGCCGGTACGGGACGCCTCGACGGTGCCGCTGAGGGAGGTCCTCGGCGCGGACGGGCCTGAGCTGCGCTACGTGTACGACTTTGGCGACCACTGGCGGCAACGCCGTCCGGTGCGAGGCCGTCGTGGAGTCGACGAGGGCTTCCACCGCCGCCTGGTCGGTGGTGCCCGCGCCTTCCCGCCCGAGGACTGCGGAGGCGTCTCTGGCTACGCGCAATGCGTCGACGTGCTCCGTGCCGCCGAGGACGACGAAGACGTGCGCACGTGGCTGGGCGACTGGACTCCGGAGCGGTTCGACCTCGACGCGACCCGCCAGGATTTCGACGCCGATCGGGCCCCCGCGGCGTTGCTCCTGCCGGGCTTCCCGCACCCGTCCCACCTCGCCGCGGTCGAGGTGCCCGCCGCCACGCAACCCGCGTTGAACGCGGCGGCCGAGGGAGTCGCGCTTCTCGACCGCCTCCGGGCGTTCACCCGATGGGCGGGCGACGGACGCAGGCTCACCGCCACCGGCAACCTGACGATGGCGGCGGGCGCGGAACTGATCGGTCTGCTCGGCACCGGCGACCGCCTCGATCAGCGCATCGGCGACCGCGTGTTCAAGACCAGGAGCACGGTGGAGCTCCGCGGGATCGACCTCACCTTCCGCCTCGCCCGCCGGGCGGGGTTCGTCAAGGTGCAGAAGGGCACCGTATCGGCGACGAAGCGCGGTACGCAGCTTGGGCGCGACCCGCTCGCCGACTGGCGCGCCGCGTTCACGGGACTGCTCGACCTCGGCGTCCTCCAGCACCGCTACGCCCACTCGACCTGGATGGACCCCTACTGGAAGGAGCTCCTCGACGGCCAGGTCCCCGGCCTGGTGGCCAACCTGCTGGTCGTCGGCCGGCCGGTTCCGCTCGTCGACCTGCAGGAGCGGCTGTGGCAGCTGGTCGAGGCGTCGTTCGTCCTCGACGACCTTGACGAGGAGGGCCTGCGCCGGCACCGCGATCTCCTCGACCGCGACGTCCGCAGCATCTGCCAGGCGCTCGCCGATCTCCGCGTCGTCGAGGTCACCGACGTGGTGACCACCACCGACGCCTACGGGTTCACGGTTGAGCGGGGCGGCGAGGTGGCGGTGACCGCCCTGGGTGCCGCGGCGGTGCCGGACCTCGTGGCGCGACGATAG